A section of the Clostridium sp. TW13 genome encodes:
- a CDS encoding MerR family transcriptional regulator, translating into MKIIESVKEWNLIKYEAVTLEYIELISEDIDRTKKTIEIVINNLEKQEESDLMFSKKQAAQLVGVTEETIRNWERNELIPQSLPYQKRFYSQAILKRMYVIRLLLLNGYSIMIIRKFFMHYNLGERSNAIESLINPIFVHHLQLE; encoded by the coding sequence ATGAAAATTATAGAGTCAGTTAAAGAATGGAATCTGATAAAATATGAAGCAGTAACATTAGAGTATATAGAATTAATTAGTGAAGATATTGATAGAACCAAAAAGACTATTGAAATAGTAATTAATAATTTAGAAAAACAAGAAGAGTCTGATTTGATGTTTTCAAAAAAGCAAGCAGCCCAGTTAGTTGGTGTTACAGAAGAGACGATAAGAAATTGGGAACGTAATGAGTTGATTCCGCAGTCGTTGCCATATCAAAAACGGTTCTATTCACAGGCTATATTAAAACGAATGTATGTTATTCGACTTCTTTTACTTAATGGATACAGTATTATGATTATTCGTAAGTTTTTTATGCATTATAATTTGGGAGAACGTTCAAATGCAATAGAATCCTTGATAAACCCTATATTTGTACACCACCTTCAGCTTGAATGA
- a CDS encoding S9 family peptidase — MYEKNQLTNVENVLYYSESLKKYNVPFELHVFPKGNHGAPWCDDVIWLKPARGREYNYLKFSMEWLKEVFGLL; from the coding sequence ATGTACGAAAAGAACCAACTGACCAATGTAGAAAATGTATTGTATTATTCAGAAAGTTTAAAAAAATATAATGTACCATTCGAACTGCATGTCTTCCCGAAAGGAAATCATGGTGCTCCATGGTGTGATGATGTGATATGGTTAAAACCAGCAAGAGGAAGGGAGTATAATTATTTGAAGTTCTCTATGGAGTGGTTAAAGGAAGTATTTGGGCTATTATAG
- a CDS encoding phosphotransferase family protein: protein MKKYRMVEHDEMNHLLLAKIMKVIAMVHHYQVPQFLLHNLTDVKTLTDEHIMNCVNGWNSVLREHKGLFDEKLIEKIAININSIILWHASGEAVLNHGDFHLDNVLIDDEENIVICDWQSVSTGDVSNDLAFFLSRLNVDRFVISERVVIDQYLKAVYELYGKILDSKAIYSHMSASTLITSFVFWHEYLHGASEEMVGKIYEKIVQSISVDMFPRP from the coding sequence ATGAAAAAATATCGTATGGTTGAGCATGATGAAATGAACCATTTATTATTAGCTAAAATCATGAAAGTGATAGCTATGGTTCATCATTATCAAGTGCCTCAGTTTCTATTACATAATCTAACAGACGTCAAAACTCTTACTGATGAGCATATTATGAATTGTGTTAACGGATGGAATTCTGTATTAAGGGAGCATAAAGGTCTATTTGATGAAAAGCTAATAGAAAAAATTGCAATAAACATAAATTCTATTATTCTGTGGCATGCGTCTGGAGAAGCTGTTTTAAATCATGGAGACTTTCATCTTGATAACGTACTAATTGATGATGAGGAAAATATAGTAATTTGTGACTGGCAAAGTGTATCAACTGGAGATGTTTCAAATGATTTAGCTTTCTTTTTAAGTAGATTAAATGTAGATAGATTTGTGATAAGTGAAAGGGTAGTAATAGATCAATATTTAAAAGCAGTATATGAATTGTATGGAAAAATATTAGATAGCAAAGCTATTTACAGTCATATGTCTGCAAGTACCTTAATTACATCCTTTGTGTTTTGGCACGAATACTTGCATGGAGCTTCAGAGGAGATGGTTGGAAAAATATATGAAAAGATTGTACAAAGCATATCTGTGGATATGTTCCCTCGTCCTTAA
- a CDS encoding phosphocholine cytidylyltransferase/choline kinase family protein yields the protein MLEIKEYELLNSLIKLKIKCTQRQMAEKLSISLGKVNQIVRKLCEEQLIQIGSDNVFEITERGVAALEPYKVHNAIIMAAGMSSRFAPLSYEKPKGLLNVKGEILIEREIRQLHEAGIDDITVVVGYMKEKFFYLEEKFGVKIIVNEDYYRFNNTSTLIRVTEQLSNTYICSSDNYFVDNVFEPYVYQSYYSAVYATGETDEYCLECDNKGRIKNVKIGGVDSWYMLGHVYFDYNFSKKFVQILKEEYVKDEVRSQLWENLYMRHMNELSLYIRKYEADKVLEFDSLDELRAFDQAYINNTDSKIMKNICRVLQCEDRDIVNIKPIKAGLTNTSFRFSVGGKDYVYRHPGKGTENYINRKSEAFSMEVAAELNLDNTFIYIDEQEGWKISYLVKNARELDYHNSSEVAAAISMMRTLSREKRKSQYDFDIWKRAMEFVERLEEEQKTDFDDFFNLKNLMKQLYSYIEKDTTKKCLCHCDCYSPNFLFDDENNLYLIDWEYSGNDDPASDLGTFICCSDYSYEEAVATIEQYHEGKVEGKTLAHYLGYVSIASYYWYLWALYQETMGKHVGEYLYIWYKNSKLYAKKAIEMYEL from the coding sequence ATGTTAGAAATAAAGGAATATGAACTGTTAAATTCATTGATTAAATTAAAAATAAAGTGTACGCAACGTCAAATGGCAGAGAAATTGTCAATTTCCCTTGGAAAAGTAAATCAAATTGTGAGAAAGCTTTGTGAAGAGCAGTTGATACAAATTGGTTCAGATAATGTGTTTGAAATAACAGAGAGAGGTGTAGCAGCACTTGAACCATATAAGGTACATAATGCCATTATTATGGCAGCGGGAATGTCTAGCCGTTTTGCACCGCTTTCCTATGAGAAACCGAAGGGTCTTTTAAATGTAAAAGGTGAAATTCTAATCGAACGTGAGATACGTCAGTTGCATGAAGCTGGAATCGATGACATCACTGTAGTAGTAGGATACATGAAAGAGAAGTTTTTCTATTTGGAAGAGAAATTTGGTGTAAAGATTATTGTAAATGAAGATTACTATCGTTTTAATAATACATCAACATTAATTCGTGTAACGGAACAATTATCAAATACATATATCTGTTCTAGTGATAATTATTTTGTGGATAATGTATTCGAACCATATGTATACCAATCTTATTATTCTGCAGTTTATGCAACAGGTGAAACCGATGAATATTGCCTTGAATGTGATAATAAAGGACGAATTAAGAATGTAAAAATAGGTGGAGTTGATTCATGGTATATGTTAGGACATGTATATTTTGATTACAACTTCAGTAAGAAATTTGTACAGATTCTGAAAGAGGAATATGTAAAAGATGAGGTTCGTTCTCAACTTTGGGAAAATTTATATATGCGTCATATGAATGAATTGTCTTTGTATATTCGTAAGTATGAGGCAGATAAAGTCTTGGAATTTGATTCTTTAGATGAACTTCGAGCCTTTGATCAGGCTTATATCAATAATACAGATTCTAAAATCATGAAGAATATTTGTAGAGTCCTTCAGTGTGAGGATAGAGATATTGTGAACATTAAACCAATTAAGGCAGGGTTGACAAATACCTCATTTCGTTTTTCAGTTGGCGGTAAGGATTATGTATATCGTCATCCAGGAAAAGGTACAGAGAATTATATTAATCGTAAGAGTGAAGCTTTCTCCATGGAAGTAGCAGCAGAATTAAATCTTGATAATACGTTTATCTATATAGATGAACAAGAAGGCTGGAAGATCTCATATTTAGTAAAAAATGCGAGAGAATTAGATTACCATAATAGTAGTGAAGTGGCAGCAGCCATTTCCATGATGAGAACGTTAAGTCGAGAAAAGCGTAAATCGCAATATGATTTTGATATATGGAAACGTGCAATGGAGTTTGTTGAACGATTAGAGGAAGAACAAAAGACTGATTTTGATGACTTTTTCAATCTTAAAAATTTGATGAAGCAGTTGTATTCATATATTGAGAAGGATACTACAAAGAAATGTTTATGCCATTGTGATTGTTACTCTCCGAATTTCCTATTTGATGATGAAAATAATCTATATCTGATTGATTGGGAGTATTCAGGAAATGATGATCCTGCAAGTGATTTGGGAACTTTTATTTGTTGCTCGGACTATTCATATGAGGAAGCGGTTGCAACAATTGAGCAGTATCATGAGGGAAAGGTAGAGGGGAAAACATTAGCACATTATCTTGGATATGTTTCAATTGCATCATATTATTGGTATCTTTGGGCTTTGTATCAGGAAACTATGGGTAAACATGTTGGCGAATATTTATACATCTGGTATAAGAATTCAAAATTATATGCCAAGAAAGCAATTGAGATGTACGAGCTATAA
- a CDS encoding APC family permease yields MKKEHKDSNVDAEALKGFHYKQELKRTVQFFGAFAVAFSAISITTGTFQNFGLVMKTIGPLGIWTFPIVGFGSTLIALIFCELASLIPVTGQCYMWVSKFYGKGLGWFVGWITFCYMIVIIPSVSSSLGPVLASLLGVEATPHFVTIVAITALTLHLILNIFSVKLSSLITSAAVVTESVGILLLTIVLAVVAFRHGAPVSNLVAVNPTVSGKSLFVPFLMSSLMGFYTLVAFESAANMSEETHNASKSIPKAMVASIVLSTIFGTLFLIFSVLSAKNLPAVYSSDSPLPLIIESNLGSVIGKLFLIIVIVSIFACGLAFMTSASRTIYAMARDDAFFASSIFKKVEHKRGTPIPACILLWACAVLFSIFSTPTVLAVASASLPCVYYLITLISYACVRKKIKFKKENFNLGKFAAPLLVITILWQLVALGILSIPSDFRSATLVNICLAAVGGIIYFAYFKNKLKNNDDKGTELIKEDSDVV; encoded by the coding sequence ATGAAAAAAGAACACAAGGATTCTAATGTAGATGCTGAAGCTTTAAAAGGCTTCCACTATAAGCAGGAATTAAAAAGGACAGTTCAATTTTTTGGAGCTTTCGCTGTAGCGTTTTCAGCTATATCTATAACTACCGGAACCTTCCAAAATTTCGGACTTGTAATGAAAACAATTGGTCCGTTAGGAATATGGACATTCCCAATAGTTGGATTTGGTTCAACCCTGATAGCATTAATATTTTGTGAATTGGCAAGCCTTATTCCGGTGACAGGCCAGTGCTACATGTGGGTATCAAAGTTCTACGGGAAAGGTCTTGGCTGGTTTGTTGGCTGGATAACTTTTTGTTATATGATAGTAATCATACCTTCTGTAAGCAGTTCACTTGGCCCGGTTTTGGCATCTTTACTGGGTGTGGAGGCTACTCCGCACTTCGTTACTATCGTTGCAATTACTGCGCTTACATTACACTTAATATTAAATATTTTTAGTGTAAAATTATCTTCACTAATAACAAGTGCTGCTGTTGTTACCGAATCTGTTGGTATTTTACTTTTAACAATTGTATTAGCTGTTGTAGCCTTTAGACACGGAGCACCGGTTAGTAATCTTGTGGCTGTAAACCCTACAGTTTCTGGAAAATCCTTATTTGTACCTTTTTTAATGTCATCTTTAATGGGATTTTATACACTTGTTGCTTTTGAATCTGCTGCTAATATGAGTGAAGAAACACATAATGCTTCCAAGAGTATTCCAAAAGCAATGGTTGCATCCATTGTTTTGAGTACAATTTTTGGTACTTTGTTCCTTATTTTCTCAGTTCTTAGCGCTAAGAATCTACCTGCAGTGTATTCATCAGATTCACCATTACCATTAATTATAGAATCAAACCTGGGTTCTGTAATTGGAAAGCTGTTTTTGATTATTGTAATTGTTTCTATTTTTGCTTGTGGATTAGCGTTTATGACCTCAGCATCAAGAACAATTTATGCTATGGCCAGAGACGATGCCTTCTTTGCCAGCAGTATATTCAAGAAAGTAGAACATAAAAGGGGTACTCCAATACCTGCCTGCATTCTACTTTGGGCATGTGCTGTATTGTTTAGTATTTTTTCAACACCAACAGTTTTAGCTGTAGCCTCAGCATCACTTCCATGCGTATACTACCTTATAACATTGATAAGCTATGCATGTGTAAGGAAAAAGATAAAGTTTAAGAAGGAAAATTTCAATCTTGGCAAATTTGCTGCTCCGCTTTTAGTAATAACTATTTTGTGGCAGTTGGTTGCGTTGGGGATTCTTTCAATACCTAGCGATTTTAGAAGTGCTACACTTGTAAACATTTGTCTGGCAGCAGTCGGTGGAATTATATACTTCGCATATTTCAAAAATAAATTAAAGAATAATGATGATAAAGGAACGGAACTAATTAAAGAAGATTCTGATGTTGTTTAG
- a CDS encoding CPBP family intramembrane glutamic endopeptidase yields the protein MSVIWIVIYGIIYSYSEKFSELFGENHILTVFLIMLYIGALYMFLKKQKRLSVYGLCFPKYWRKKDVGWLMPLLSFPFANMYLQRNQTMLQNSWIMFLLMLFTVFLEELLFRGYLLVYLFEKCGIDNKWIGMIISSVLFGMFHIVNIFQGADILYTMIQMLCACGIGLCLCVLVSQYKSIFPGTIVHYIINITSFDMEKSNYHVLLFFFILSVLHIFYACLLKWKWRTI from the coding sequence ATGAGTGTGATATGGATTGTGATATATGGAATAATATATTCTTATTCTGAAAAATTTTCGGAATTATTTGGAGAAAATCATATACTAACGGTCTTTCTAATAATGCTATATATTGGTGCTTTGTATATGTTTTTAAAAAAACAGAAAAGGTTATCAGTATATGGTTTATGCTTTCCTAAATATTGGAGAAAAAAAGACGTTGGTTGGTTAATGCCTTTGTTGAGTTTTCCTTTTGCAAATATGTATTTACAAAGAAATCAAACAATGTTACAGAATTCCTGGATAATGTTTTTACTGATGTTATTTACAGTATTTCTGGAAGAATTATTGTTTCGTGGATATTTGTTAGTGTATCTCTTCGAAAAATGTGGAATTGACAACAAATGGATTGGAATGATTATTTCAAGTGTTTTGTTTGGCATGTTTCATATTGTGAATATTTTTCAGGGAGCGGATATCTTATATACTATGATTCAAATGCTTTGTGCTTGTGGAATAGGATTGTGTTTGTGTGTGCTAGTATCACAATATAAATCCATATTTCCAGGGACAATCGTTCATTATATAATTAACATCACTTCATTTGATATGGAAAAAAGTAATTATCATGTATTATTATTCTTTTTTATATTATCAGTTTTACATATTTTTTATGCATGTTTATTGAAATGGAAGTGGCGGACTATTTAA
- a CDS encoding CDP-glycerol glycerophosphotransferase family protein, translating to MTMVKLRFILSGGKKVDMNSGRIPYVIFSDNKRYWNVFEPICREFDRRGIDIVYMTASPDDPVLECPYEHVKGKFIGKNNLAFAKLNYLNATIVLSTTPGLDVYQWKRSKEVQCYVHILHAAGEVTLYRMFGIDYYDSMLLSSQYQLEDVRKLEQLRQLPEKEVCIVGLPYMDEMVQRLENSGPVEAHDRTVLLAPSWGPSAIFSKFGGDIIKILLKTGYHVIVRPHPQSFDSEKDMIAKIMNEYPESEQLEWNRDVDNFDVLKRSDILISDFSGVTFDFALVYDKPIIYADTKFDKAPYDAWWLEEDLWTNTALPRIGMKLTEEKMDSLKEMIDTCLEDPKYAKGRIEVRNETWEYFGEGTKRTVDWLLNKYSQLTKEEEDK from the coding sequence ATGACAATGGTCAAGCTACGTTTTATTCTAAGTGGTGGAAAAAAAGTGGACATGAATTCTGGAAGAATTCCATATGTGATTTTTTCGGATAACAAAAGATATTGGAATGTTTTTGAACCCATATGTAGGGAATTTGATCGAAGAGGCATTGATATTGTCTATATGACTGCATCACCAGATGACCCTGTTCTTGAGTGCCCGTATGAACATGTAAAAGGAAAATTTATTGGCAAAAATAATTTGGCATTTGCTAAGCTTAACTATTTAAATGCGACCATTGTTTTATCTACCACACCAGGTTTGGATGTTTATCAATGGAAAAGATCAAAAGAAGTGCAATGCTATGTACATATTCTGCATGCAGCTGGTGAGGTAACATTGTATCGAATGTTTGGAATTGATTACTATGATTCAATGTTATTATCAAGTCAATATCAGCTTGAAGATGTGCGAAAGCTGGAACAGTTAAGACAATTACCAGAAAAAGAGGTTTGTATAGTTGGATTGCCATATATGGATGAAATGGTACAGCGATTGGAGAATAGTGGTCCAGTAGAAGCTCATGATAGAACGGTACTATTGGCTCCTTCATGGGGACCAAGTGCTATTTTCAGTAAGTTTGGTGGAGATATTATAAAAATACTCTTAAAGACGGGATATCATGTTATTGTGAGACCACATCCACAATCATTTGATTCAGAAAAAGATATGATTGCTAAGATTATGAATGAATATCCAGAATCCGAACAATTAGAATGGAATAGGGATGTTGATAATTTTGATGTCTTAAAACGTTCTGATATATTGATTTCAGATTTTTCTGGAGTAACATTTGATTTTGCTTTGGTATATGACAAACCAATTATTTATGCGGATACAAAATTTGATAAAGCACCATATGATGCATGGTGGTTAGAAGAAGATCTCTGGACAAATACAGCTCTTCCAAGAATTGGAATGAAATTAACAGAAGAGAAAATGGATTCATTAAAGGAAATGATCGATACGTGTTTAGAGGATCCGAAGTATGCCAAAGGACGTATTGAAGTTCGAAATGAAACATGGGAGTATTTTGGAGAAGGAACCAAGAGAACTGTAGACTGGTTACTCAATAAATATAGTCAGTTGACCAAAGAAGAGGAGGATAAATAA
- a CDS encoding YidC/Oxa1 family membrane protein insertase — MTILDILYTIIISPIQLFFETIYMMANNIIHNPGMSIIVLSLTMNFLVLPLYRRADAMQEEERDMEAKLHDGVAHIKKTFKGDEKMMILQTFYRQNNYKPTYVFKSSISLFLEIPFFIAAYQFLSHLPILQGVRFGVIANLGAADALIAIGNFHINLLPIIMTLVNFVSCVIFTKGYPKKTKVQLYFMMIFFFIFLYNSPSGLVFYWTLNNIFSLVKTILYKLKNAKKILNVMFAFAGAALVICAVRFVYAESLLSFICVAGIGVAFMIPLIISAIKKYSKMELKTLNIESNRKVYFGGAIFMAILIGCVIPSAVIKASPQEFVDLYYYVNPLWYICSALSFSIGTFLVWMGVFYWLTSKKYRAYFEIAVWIICGIMTLNYMFFGNNLGILSNSLNYENGVSFDWGQIMLNLAVIIGVAIIMFVIYRFGRKIVPQVLIICAIALGVMSFYNVVEINESVSEIKNGVTQAKEDFPSFSLSKSGKNVVVLMMDRGMNEYIPYLFNEKPKLKDMFSGFTYYPNTLSFGGFTNFGTPALFGGYEYTPIEMNKRNTETLVSKQNEALKVMPVLFDKNHYNVTVCDPSYANYQWIPDLSIYNKYPDIHKYITVGKFASKESRVIKSVNNKRNFFCYSIMKTAPLFAQAVLYDGGSYNHKGAADGKTSVNNIVATGQKLVNNYVADGMNASFMNSYSTLENLSNMTKIKDDNKNTFLMMTNDTTHEPMLLQEPNYVPAKHVDNTEYETKNANRRTVNGKTLKMETSQQCIHYQANMASMLKIGEWMEYLKKNNVYDNTRIIIVADHGRPLQQLKDMILDDGKNSLYDTEFYNPLLLVKDFNSNKFSTSEKFMTNGDVPTLAIKDLIKNPKNPFTGKEINNNEKYSHDQYVLGSLNFDITKNHGNIYLPGTWFKVHNDIRDKNNWSVLNKNSTFPTQK; from the coding sequence ATGACAATACTTGATATATTATATACAATTATAATATCTCCTATTCAATTATTTTTTGAGACCATTTATATGATGGCTAATAATATTATTCATAATCCAGGAATGTCAATTATTGTATTGAGTTTGACAATGAATTTTTTAGTGTTACCTCTTTATCGAAGGGCTGATGCTATGCAAGAGGAAGAGCGTGATATGGAAGCAAAACTTCATGATGGAGTGGCTCATATCAAGAAAACATTCAAAGGCGACGAGAAAATGATGATTCTGCAAACATTTTATAGGCAGAATAATTACAAACCAACGTATGTATTCAAGAGCTCAATTTCATTGTTTTTGGAAATTCCGTTTTTTATTGCTGCATATCAATTTTTATCACATTTACCAATATTACAAGGTGTACGATTTGGCGTTATTGCAAACTTGGGGGCAGCAGATGCATTGATTGCAATTGGTAATTTTCATATTAATTTGTTACCAATTATTATGACTTTAGTGAATTTTGTATCTTGTGTAATATTTACAAAGGGATATCCGAAGAAAACGAAAGTTCAATTGTATTTTATGATGATCTTCTTTTTCATCTTTTTATATAATTCTCCATCAGGATTAGTTTTTTATTGGACATTGAACAATATTTTTTCTTTAGTAAAGACTATTCTTTACAAATTAAAGAATGCAAAGAAAATCTTAAATGTTATGTTCGCATTTGCAGGAGCAGCTTTAGTTATTTGTGCAGTACGATTCGTATATGCAGAAAGCCTATTAAGTTTTATTTGCGTTGCAGGAATTGGTGTTGCATTTATGATACCACTTATTATTTCTGCAATAAAAAAATATAGTAAGATGGAATTAAAAACATTAAATATTGAATCAAATCGTAAAGTATATTTTGGTGGGGCAATATTTATGGCTATTTTAATTGGTTGCGTGATACCGTCTGCAGTTATTAAGGCTTCACCTCAAGAGTTCGTGGATCTATATTACTATGTAAATCCTTTATGGTATATTTGTAGCGCGTTGAGCTTTTCCATCGGAACATTTCTTGTGTGGATGGGGGTGTTCTATTGGTTAACTAGTAAGAAGTACAGAGCATATTTTGAAATTGCAGTTTGGATAATATGTGGAATAATGACGTTGAATTATATGTTTTTTGGAAATAATTTGGGGATATTAAGTAATTCCCTAAATTATGAGAATGGTGTCTCTTTTGACTGGGGGCAAATAATGCTAAACTTAGCAGTTATAATTGGTGTAGCCATTATTATGTTTGTTATTTATCGATTTGGTAGAAAAATAGTTCCACAGGTTCTTATTATTTGTGCAATTGCATTAGGTGTAATGTCATTTTATAATGTAGTTGAAATAAATGAATCAGTTTCTGAAATAAAGAATGGTGTTACACAGGCCAAGGAAGATTTTCCTTCTTTTTCACTTAGCAAATCAGGAAAGAATGTTGTTGTATTGATGATGGATAGAGGGATGAATGAATATATTCCATATTTGTTCAATGAAAAACCGAAATTGAAGGATATGTTTTCTGGATTTACATATTACCCAAATACACTTTCCTTTGGGGGATTTACTAATTTTGGTACACCTGCTTTATTTGGAGGTTATGAATATACGCCGATTGAGATGAATAAGCGTAACACAGAGACTTTGGTATCTAAACAAAACGAGGCATTAAAGGTTATGCCGGTATTGTTTGATAAAAATCATTATAATGTAACAGTTTGTGACCCATCTTATGCAAATTATCAATGGATACCGGATTTGTCTATTTATAACAAATACCCAGATATTCATAAGTATATCACGGTGGGGAAATTTGCATCTAAAGAGAGTAGAGTAATTAAGTCTGTCAATAATAAGAGGAATTTCTTTTGTTATAGTATTATGAAAACAGCTCCTTTATTTGCACAAGCTGTACTGTACGATGGTGGAAGTTATAACCACAAAGGTGCCGCAGATGGAAAAACATCAGTGAATAATATTGTTGCAACTGGACAAAAATTAGTCAATAACTATGTTGCAGATGGAATGAATGCATCTTTTATGAATTCATATTCTACATTAGAAAATCTATCTAATATGACAAAAATAAAAGATGATAATAAGAATACATTCCTAATGATGACAAATGATACGACTCATGAACCAATGCTACTTCAAGAACCAAATTATGTTCCTGCAAAGCATGTAGATAATACTGAATATGAAACTAAGAATGCAAATAGACGTACTGTAAATGGAAAAACATTAAAAATGGAAACTTCACAACAGTGTATTCATTATCAAGCGAATATGGCAAGTATGCTAAAGATTGGTGAATGGATGGAGTATCTGAAAAAGAATAATGTGTATGATAATACAAGGATAATTATTGTAGCAGATCATGGAAGACCATTACAACAATTGAAAGATATGATATTGGATGATGGTAAGAATAGTCTTTATGATACAGAATTTTATAATCCGTTGTTATTAGTGAAGGATTTTAATAGTAACAAATTTTCAACTTCAGAAAAATTTATGACAAATGGTGATGTGCCAACACTTGCAATTAAGGACCTTATTAAAAATCCTAAGAATCCGTTTACGGGAAAAGAAATTAATAATAATGAGAAATATAGCCATGATCAATATGTATTAGGTTCATTAAATTTTGATATTACAAAAAATCATGGAAATATTTACCTGCCAGGGACTTGGTTCAAGGTTCATAATGATATAAGGGATAAAAATAATTGGTCTGTTTTAAATAAAAATTCTACTTTTCCAACACAAAAGTAG
- a CDS encoding Crp/Fnr family transcriptional regulator — MHNIIYKYMSELGIDKSIRDEIMSLFKLEEVKAGDIILEVGENTHVVCLILQGIVRGYYLDEDGNDVTKCFSKEKEWCCVYNYLEDGPAAFYVEALEHCILAEIKVSDIHELMVKYPSINILYQKLINKAFLKVEEKGASFQIMDAKERYLLFRDKNPDICSRVKQEYIASYLGITPSSLSRIRKNL, encoded by the coding sequence ATGCATAATATAATTTATAAGTACATGAGTGAATTAGGAATCGATAAATCAATACGTGATGAAATCATGTCATTGTTTAAACTGGAGGAAGTTAAAGCAGGAGATATCATACTTGAAGTTGGAGAGAATACACATGTTGTGTGTTTGATTTTGCAGGGAATTGTACGTGGATATTACCTAGATGAGGATGGAAATGATGTCACCAAGTGTTTTTCTAAGGAAAAGGAATGGTGCTGTGTCTATAACTATCTAGAAGATGGACCTGCTGCTTTCTATGTTGAGGCATTAGAGCATTGCATACTTGCAGAAATAAAAGTGAGTGATATACATGAATTAATGGTTAAGTACCCGTCTATAAACATACTTTATCAAAAACTTATAAATAAGGCATTTTTGAAGGTTGAAGAAAAAGGGGCTTCTTTTCAAATTATGGATGCAAAAGAAAGATATTTATTATTTAGAGATAAGAATCCGGATATTTGTAGTAGAGTTAAACAAGAGTATATTGCTTCATATTTGGGCATTACACCAAGCTCATTAAGCAGGATTAGAAAAAATCTGTAA
- a CDS encoding SDR family oxidoreductase, with product MSKNVVLITGCSSGVGRSLCEQMKSEGYIVVASARNMASISNINADMLLEIDVTKEITISKAIEQIMNRYSRIDILVNNAGYSVRSAIEEIQISELQQLFDVNVNGIIRMIQAVAPIMRAQGKGRIINIGSVSGKLTTGINGGYCASKHAVEPISEAARYELKPYGIQVTVLEPGAMDTNFFKTLSINSDERMNNSASPYSSFYQKDLNFRKIQKRADIEKSVKYICKIIRKKHLKVRYTISLPIIFKILIRLPDGIREKLMLRLS from the coding sequence ATGAGTAAAAATGTAGTATTAATAACAGGGTGTTCATCTGGTGTTGGAAGGTCACTATGTGAGCAAATGAAATCTGAAGGGTATATTGTAGTAGCATCTGCTAGAAATATGGCTAGTATCAGCAACATTAATGCAGACATGCTACTTGAGATTGATGTTACAAAAGAGATTACTATTTCTAAGGCAATTGAGCAGATTATGAATCGGTATAGTCGCATTGATATTCTTGTAAACAATGCAGGTTATTCTGTTCGTTCTGCCATTGAAGAAATACAGATATCTGAGCTTCAGCAATTATTCGATGTTAATGTTAATGGTATAATCAGAATGATTCAAGCTGTGGCTCCAATTATGCGTGCACAAGGAAAAGGAAGAATAATTAATATAGGATCAGTTTCTGGAAAATTGACAACAGGCATAAATGGAGGGTATTGCGCTTCAAAACATGCAGTTGAGCCAATAAGTGAGGCTGCAAGATACGAATTGAAACCATATGGCATTCAGGTGACTGTTTTGGAACCAGGAGCTATGGATACTAATTTTTTCAAGACGTTGTCAATCAACTCTGATGAAAGAATGAACAATAGTGCTTCGCCGTATTCTTCTTTTTATCAAAAGGATTTAAACTTTAGAAAAATACAGAAACGTGCGGATATTGAAAAGTCTGTGAAATATATTTGCAAAATCATACGAAAAAAGCATTTAAAAGTGAGATATACAATTTCACTTCCAATTATATTTAAGATTCTAATTAGATTGCCTGACGGAATCAGAGAGAAACTGATGCTGAGGCTTAGTTGA